A genomic window from Ruminiclostridium cellulolyticum H10 includes:
- a CDS encoding ATP-binding protein — translation MNRDIHSIIAREYERRQKVATDIVDQRKEQVYTKIPELYKIEAMINQFGIKYNRLILSESGDKKFILEELTEKIRELSNARNKLLVKNNISTDFFKPPYQCEKCKDTGYITDTSGSQRCSCYRQQIISHLFSQSNISVNGNECFDNFNEMLYPDEIDEAKYGITISPRENINSIKESCIKFIKNIDDPNQKNLFFNGRTGVGKTFLSFCIARELINQGRTVLYLTAPALFDIITGHKMRTFKEDDFIDDRYQSIFSVELLIIDDLGTEPLSDARYAELLNILNSRQSQSSVRTCKTIISTNIGPKKLYELYTERITSRIVGYFDRLVLAGKDIRLLQ, via the coding sequence ATGAATAGGGATATACATAGCATTATTGCTAGAGAGTATGAGAGACGCCAAAAAGTCGCCACAGATATTGTGGATCAAAGAAAAGAGCAGGTATATACAAAAATACCCGAGCTTTATAAAATTGAAGCTATGATAAACCAGTTTGGAATAAAGTATAACCGTCTCATATTATCTGAAAGTGGAGACAAAAAATTTATTTTGGAGGAACTAACGGAAAAAATAAGGGAACTGTCTAATGCCAGAAATAAGCTTCTGGTTAAAAACAATATAAGTACGGACTTCTTTAAGCCACCGTATCAGTGTGAAAAGTGTAAAGATACGGGATATATAACTGACACCTCAGGTTCACAAAGATGTTCATGTTATAGACAGCAAATTATAAGCCATTTGTTCTCTCAGTCAAATATAAGCGTTAACGGTAATGAATGTTTTGATAATTTTAACGAAATGTTGTACCCTGACGAAATAGATGAAGCCAAGTATGGTATTACCATATCACCAAGGGAAAATATAAATAGCATAAAGGAAAGCTGTATCAAATTTATTAAAAATATAGATGATCCAAACCAAAAAAATCTTTTTTTCAATGGGCGTACTGGTGTTGGGAAAACATTTTTGTCGTTTTGCATTGCAAGAGAGCTTATAAATCAGGGCAGAACCGTTTTGTATCTTACAGCTCCTGCTCTGTTTGATATTATAACTGGGCATAAAATGAGAACCTTCAAGGAAGATGATTTTATCGATGATAGATACCAGAGTATTTTTTCGGTGGAACTGCTAATAATAGATGACCTCGGTACCGAGCCGCTAAGTGATGCGAGATATGCGGAATTATTAAATATTCTAAACAGTCGGCAATCTCAAAGTTCAGTCCGAACCTGCAAAACTATCATTTCCACAAATATAGGGCCCAAAAAGCTTTATGAACTGTATACAGAGCGTATAACATCAAGGATTGTAGGTTACTTTGACAGGTTGGTTTTAGCAGGAAAGGATATCAGACTTCTTCAGTAA
- a CDS encoding MGDG synthase family glycosyltransferase, whose amino-acid sequence MRVLILYVSVGTGHMKAAEALKESIERQFPDWKVDVLDALKYINPVIDKIVVSSYLGTLKRNPKLYSMIYTASGTGTGIYDTSKAVNKLLSYKLKSLINDYKPSAVVCTHPFPMQMLSSLKRKNKLNIPTMAILTDYVVHSLWLDSGMDAFIVANDNMKSEMIRRGIPDNIIFPYGIPVSPKFLASTNKKDLLLKYGMEDKFTVLVMGGGMGFGNIEKTMASLLDCNVDIQIIAVTGTNQKLKFQLEEYAAQSSKKVLILSYTDRVNELMDISDLLITKPGGMTVSEALVKGLPIFIISPIPGQEEGNANFLIRSGVANKIDSFNNLVSILSQVTNDPYTLKIMRENSKELGKPHSAHDIAALLGKLVTG is encoded by the coding sequence ATGAGGGTATTGATACTGTATGTTTCTGTTGGAACTGGTCATATGAAGGCCGCTGAAGCACTGAAGGAGTCCATTGAGAGACAGTTTCCCGACTGGAAAGTTGATGTTCTTGATGCATTGAAATATATCAATCCTGTAATAGATAAAATTGTTGTAAGTAGCTATTTGGGTACTCTAAAACGAAATCCCAAGCTTTACAGCATGATTTATACTGCCTCCGGCACCGGAACAGGTATATATGATACTAGTAAAGCTGTAAATAAACTGCTGTCATATAAGTTAAAATCTCTTATAAATGATTATAAGCCTTCAGCTGTAGTATGTACTCACCCATTTCCCATGCAAATGTTATCGTCTTTGAAAAGAAAGAATAAGCTCAATATTCCTACCATGGCAATACTTACAGACTATGTGGTTCATTCATTATGGCTTGATAGCGGTATGGACGCATTCATTGTAGCTAATGACAATATGAAATCGGAGATGATACGCAGAGGTATTCCGGACAACATTATTTTTCCCTATGGTATTCCTGTGTCACCAAAATTTCTAGCTTCCACAAATAAGAAAGATTTGCTGTTAAAATATGGTATGGAGGACAAGTTTACTGTTCTTGTAATGGGCGGCGGAATGGGCTTCGGAAATATTGAAAAAACAATGGCGTCACTTTTAGACTGTAATGTAGATATTCAAATAATTGCAGTAACAGGCACCAATCAGAAGCTTAAATTCCAGCTTGAAGAATATGCTGCTCAAAGCAGCAAAAAGGTACTTATCCTCAGTTATACCGACAGGGTTAATGAACTGATGGATATTTCTGACCTTTTAATAACAAAGCCGGGTGGCATGACTGTATCTGAAGCATTGGTCAAGGGTTTACCTATTTTTATAATATCACCAATACCGGGACAAGAGGAGGGAAATGCCAACTTCCTTATTAGAAGTGGAGTAGCAAATAAAATAGACAGCTTTAATAATCTTGTAAGTATTTTGTCACAGGTAACTAATGATCCTTATACTTTGAAGATAATGAGAGAAAACTCTAAAGAACTGGGAAAACCACATTCAGCCCATGACATAGCTGCTTTACTTGGCAAGCTTGTAACGGGCTGA
- the ypeB gene encoding germination protein YpeB: MAENGFHLNDRRRSWAVPLAIVAILALVGVSLWGYYQNRQLKRLQVLMTNQYNRAFVDLSDYVDNVETLMAKSLVTSTPVSTSKMLEEVWRQANLAQTNMGQLPIAPPILEKTSNFLTQAGDMAYSLNNKTMNGIPLNDKEYGALQKLHGYAVSLQKNLHGIEDQITNGKMTWDKYTNKGKFMVASTSKDPKTGQFENIDKTFQEYPTLIYDGPYSDHMLKSKPQGLGDKKVSVSDAKNIAINFIGKNKVSDVKQLENNDLGNIKTYRFKVMYKDRKESEYAEVEVTQQGGQVYLMLSNRNIGKDTVNMGKAKKLAKDFLDSKGYKNMVDTYYQKVDGTAVISYAYKQGGVIVYPDLIKVKIALDNGEIIGIESKGYLYNHRVRTIPKTNITLEQARAKVNNKIKIDRQGEAIIPTNYKTEKYCYEFMGKVNGRNFIIYINALTGAEEDVLMLVTTPEGTLTM; encoded by the coding sequence ATGGCTGAAAATGGCTTTCATTTAAATGATAGAAGAAGATCATGGGCAGTACCCCTTGCAATAGTAGCAATACTAGCCTTAGTTGGAGTATCCCTATGGGGATATTATCAGAACAGGCAGTTAAAAAGGTTGCAGGTTCTGATGACGAACCAGTATAACAGAGCTTTTGTAGATTTGTCTGATTATGTTGATAACGTTGAGACTCTTATGGCAAAATCTCTGGTAACATCAACACCTGTAAGTACATCGAAGATGCTGGAGGAGGTGTGGAGACAAGCAAATCTTGCACAAACAAATATGGGACAGCTTCCGATAGCACCTCCAATACTTGAAAAGACATCTAACTTCCTTACACAAGCGGGAGATATGGCGTACTCTCTTAATAACAAGACCATGAATGGAATCCCGTTGAATGACAAAGAATATGGTGCTTTGCAAAAGCTTCATGGATATGCAGTTTCCCTCCAAAAGAACCTGCATGGAATCGAAGATCAGATTACTAATGGGAAAATGACATGGGATAAATATACCAACAAGGGTAAATTCATGGTGGCCTCGACGTCAAAAGACCCAAAAACAGGTCAGTTTGAGAATATTGATAAGACCTTTCAGGAGTATCCTACTCTTATATATGATGGTCCTTACTCAGACCATATGCTTAAATCAAAGCCTCAGGGCTTAGGCGATAAAAAAGTATCTGTTTCAGATGCCAAAAATATTGCTATAAACTTCATAGGTAAGAATAAAGTAAGTGATGTAAAGCAGTTGGAAAACAATGACCTTGGGAATATTAAAACTTACAGGTTCAAGGTTATGTATAAGGATCGTAAGGAAAGCGAGTATGCAGAGGTTGAGGTTACTCAGCAAGGAGGACAAGTTTACCTTATGCTTAGTAACAGGAATATCGGTAAGGATACTGTAAATATGGGAAAAGCAAAGAAGCTTGCAAAAGATTTCTTGGACTCAAAGGGCTACAAGAATATGGTAGATACCTACTACCAGAAGGTTGATGGTACAGCTGTAATAAGCTATGCATACAAGCAGGGCGGTGTAATTGTTTATCCTGATCTTATTAAGGTAAAAATAGCATTGGACAACGGAGAAATAATAGGTATTGAGTCAAAGGGCTATCTTTATAACCATAGGGTGAGAACTATTCCTAAAACTAATATTACTCTGGAACAAGCACGTGCCAAGGTTAATAATAAGATTAAAATTGACAGGCAGGGTGAAGCTATTATTCCCACCAATTATAAGACAGAAAAATATTGTTACGAGTTTATGGGGAAGGTGAACGGGCGTAATTTTATTATTTATATTAACGCCTTAACCGGGGCTGAAGAGGATGTATTAATGCTGGTAACGACGCCTGAAGGTACACTTACTATGTAA
- a CDS encoding ATP-binding protein, producing MKIKRLHVRGFGKLQDFNCDFSDGLNVIYGHNESGKSTLMAFIKAILYGVKGGRTGKNGVLPDSRRYMPWNSSQYGGYMNIELNDGCLYRIDRNFLTNEVNIFDSSFNDISVNFIDGRDINSVGEKLVGLNESLFERTVFIKQMGTRIDTSTSKDLVDRISNIQQSGFEDISYIKAQNALKEALKRQVGTDRSYTRPLDIINQRLAELQEKKINLLNEEKRLEELREKQQDISMKINELKFKYRLLNRIIDYCKLKERLQFLNEKNEEIYFLEESARQVQENITKLEEDKKSVILHLNNNQVARGKKLRSIDVFLMICITATLTVGLAAVVFNILSPLFTLIPFLPALASLVLRIGIVKREEEEFKTNKTKELNRQLLEFDERITQNKTQYQKLTDRIENINTVVGSEVPAVLESKIVGDYINIMRDKQNVEDQLTQNEKELIDELSKDSHGSLLVKAFSINKTVILDLQRLEDEYSEVARMVENGNNISISDIDNEISRLSSQKKSLESKGEALKIAIITLEAAAEQVRKKYVPLMNRVLNSTFSNLTSKKYNDVRTGDNLKIMLDNPETQTLVPVSTLSDGTIDQIYLALRVAISETVLQNHECMPFIMDEPFAQYDDERTFNALKYIAHISNKQQVIIFTCKKREVELISSEFPCKICSLT from the coding sequence ATGAAAATCAAAAGGCTCCATGTAAGGGGATTTGGTAAGCTTCAGGATTTCAATTGTGATTTTTCAGATGGTTTGAATGTAATATATGGACATAATGAGAGCGGTAAATCAACTCTTATGGCGTTTATAAAGGCCATACTGTATGGAGTTAAGGGCGGAAGAACCGGTAAAAACGGTGTGTTGCCTGACAGCAGGAGATATATGCCATGGAACAGCAGCCAGTACGGCGGGTACATGAATATTGAGTTGAATGATGGCTGTTTATACAGGATTGACAGAAATTTTTTAACCAATGAAGTAAACATTTTTGATTCTTCTTTTAACGATATCTCTGTAAATTTTATTGACGGAAGGGATATAAATAGTGTTGGTGAAAAGCTGGTAGGACTTAATGAAAGCCTTTTTGAAAGAACTGTTTTCATTAAGCAGATGGGAACCAGGATTGATACTTCAACGTCAAAAGACCTTGTGGACAGAATCTCAAATATTCAGCAGAGTGGATTTGAGGATATATCATATATAAAGGCACAAAATGCTCTTAAAGAGGCATTAAAGCGTCAGGTTGGAACAGATAGAAGTTATACAAGGCCACTGGATATTATAAATCAACGTTTGGCCGAATTACAGGAGAAAAAGATTAACCTGTTGAATGAAGAAAAAAGGCTTGAGGAATTAAGGGAAAAACAGCAGGATATATCTATGAAAATTAATGAATTAAAGTTTAAGTACAGACTTCTAAACAGGATAATTGATTATTGCAAGCTTAAGGAAAGACTACAATTCCTAAATGAAAAAAATGAAGAAATATACTTTCTTGAAGAATCTGCCCGTCAGGTGCAAGAAAATATTACTAAGCTTGAGGAGGATAAAAAGTCAGTAATACTTCATTTAAATAACAATCAAGTGGCCAGGGGTAAAAAGTTAAGATCAATAGATGTATTCTTGATGATATGTATTACTGCAACGTTAACAGTAGGTTTAGCAGCAGTTGTTTTTAACATTTTGAGTCCTTTATTTACCTTGATACCTTTCTTACCAGCCTTAGCCTCTCTTGTTCTTAGGATAGGGATCGTAAAGAGAGAAGAAGAAGAGTTTAAAACAAACAAGACAAAAGAATTAAATCGCCAGCTTTTAGAGTTTGATGAAAGAATAACTCAAAATAAGACTCAGTATCAAAAACTTACAGACAGAATTGAAAATATTAATACTGTTGTTGGATCGGAGGTTCCGGCAGTTCTTGAAAGTAAAATTGTGGGCGATTACATCAATATTATGAGGGATAAACAAAATGTAGAAGACCAACTTACTCAAAATGAGAAAGAACTCATTGATGAGCTTTCCAAGGATTCACATGGTAGTTTGTTGGTAAAGGCTTTCAGTATAAATAAAACTGTTATTCTCGATCTTCAAAGATTGGAGGATGAGTATAGTGAAGTCGCACGTATGGTAGAAAACGGGAATAATATAAGTATATCTGATATTGATAATGAGATAAGCAGGTTGAGCAGTCAGAAAAAAAGTTTGGAGTCAAAAGGAGAAGCTCTCAAAATTGCGATAATTACATTGGAGGCAGCGGCAGAGCAGGTTAGGAAAAAATACGTACCTTTAATGAACAGGGTATTAAATAGTACCTTTTCTAATCTTACGTCTAAAAAGTACAATGATGTAAGAACGGGAGATAATCTCAAAATTATGTTGGATAACCCGGAAACACAAACTCTTGTTCCTGTTTCAACATTAAGTGATGGTACAATAGACCAGATATATCTTGCATTAAGGGTTGCAATATCGGAGACAGTTCTTCAAAATCATGAGTGTATGCCGTTTATAATGGATGAGCCATTTGCACAGTATGACGATGAGAGAACATTTAACGCACTAAAATATATAGCCCATATAAGCAATAAACAACAGGTAATCATTTTTACCTGTAAAAAGAGGGAAGTTGAACTTATTAGTAGCGAATTCCCTTGTAAAATCTGTTCATTGACATAG
- a CDS encoding MarR family winged helix-turn-helix transcriptional regulator, translating to MEPKELNLLLIKVGAIHRRKSANEFMKQELSSGQPRILNYLFQNNGCIQREIAVDFNMEPASITSVLNSMEKAGLIVREPVKGDKRALEVRLTDKGYEKKKVVDDIFIKVEDACFQNFNEEEKLQAKNFLKRIHNNLLKWEPDN from the coding sequence ATGGAGCCAAAGGAGTTGAATTTGCTTCTTATAAAGGTTGGGGCCATACACAGGAGAAAATCTGCAAACGAATTTATGAAACAGGAACTTTCATCTGGACAACCGAGGATATTAAATTACTTATTTCAAAACAACGGCTGTATACAAAGGGAGATTGCTGTTGACTTTAACATGGAACCTGCATCTATAACAAGCGTTCTAAACAGCATGGAAAAAGCGGGACTTATAGTCAGGGAACCTGTTAAGGGGGACAAACGTGCATTGGAAGTACGGCTTACAGACAAAGGATATGAGAAGAAAAAAGTTGTTGATGATATATTTATAAAGGTAGAAGATGCATGTTTCCAAAATTTTAATGAAGAGGAAAAGCTTCAGGCAAAGAATTTTCTGAAAAGAATTCACAATAACCTGTTAAAATGGGAACCAGATAACTAA
- a CDS encoding BsuPI-related putative proteinase inhibitor codes for MKRTVSALILMGALALSSTFAFAQPTDNIENKFNDISGHWCNSAVQMLIGKNVLPFTGDEFSPAKAITKGEFVSLLHDALGIRIEYFAAPQIKDYFEDVDQNASYTTDLIDLVTANIIEKGGNFNPGASFSREEMIHYVMNAYKYQMGDKYALINIKPPFFNDDKDVSPEFGGDVGRAAHYKLISGSKGMFHPKANTTRGEAAVVISKLVSLLEKQNPVVTVSSEADIKDDSIVMKVTITNNSKGAVSLIHSSGQKYDFVLLDSDKKELYRWSSDKMFTMALMYSKIEAGKSVVYTETLSGEQYNTIKDKIVSMKAYVLGNSDEFTFDTKGYEIILK; via the coding sequence ATGAAAAGAACTGTTTCTGCATTAATACTGATGGGTGCTTTAGCTTTATCTAGTACATTTGCGTTTGCCCAGCCAACAGACAATATAGAGAATAAATTTAATGACATATCAGGGCACTGGTGTAATTCAGCGGTACAGATGCTTATAGGCAAAAATGTTTTGCCGTTTACAGGTGACGAGTTTAGTCCTGCCAAAGCAATAACCAAAGGTGAATTTGTATCCCTTCTGCATGATGCTTTGGGTATCCGGATAGAGTACTTTGCAGCACCCCAGATAAAGGATTATTTTGAGGATGTAGATCAGAATGCATCTTATACAACGGATTTGATTGATCTTGTGACTGCAAATATTATAGAAAAGGGAGGGAATTTTAATCCCGGAGCTTCTTTTTCCAGAGAAGAAATGATTCATTATGTAATGAATGCATACAAGTATCAGATGGGTGACAAATACGCTCTCATAAATATAAAGCCTCCTTTCTTTAATGACGACAAAGATGTATCTCCGGAGTTCGGAGGGGACGTTGGCAGAGCTGCACACTACAAACTCATATCAGGCTCAAAGGGAATGTTTCATCCTAAAGCTAACACAACAAGAGGAGAGGCAGCCGTTGTTATAAGCAAGCTGGTTAGCCTTCTTGAAAAACAGAACCCTGTTGTTACAGTTTCATCGGAGGCAGATATTAAGGATGATTCTATAGTAATGAAAGTAACTATTACAAATAATTCCAAAGGGGCAGTCAGCCTTATCCATTCATCAGGGCAGAAGTATGATTTTGTGCTTCTGGACTCTGATAAAAAAGAACTTTACAGATGGTCATCAGATAAAATGTTTACTATGGCTTTAATGTACTCAAAGATAGAAGCAGGTAAATCGGTTGTTTATACTGAAACTTTGAGCGGAGAACAATACAACACTATAAAGGATAAGATAGTCTCAATGAAAGCTTACGTACTGGGGAATTCTGATGAATTTACTTTTGATACTAAAGGATATGAGATTATACTTAAATAG
- a CDS encoding type II CAAX endopeptidase family protein yields the protein MENNIDRQLSSIRTDENKKRLPGPVASGLLFSIVTILLTFGGPILKINNRYLKSGMGELLFILLPVVAFLIIGRYDIKRTLNLRRTRPLNYLLVVLVTLFGMPVVGVLNAITFVVIRAIFGRNLPTPRIIVNDVPTLLIALLVIGVSAAVCEEIMFRGLIQKGYRKYGIALSLGITSVLFGLLHRDIQKAVSTILLGALIGFIVYRTGSIFTGMVAHFTNNASAVILSFMASKMSGYLNGESIQQTQSFDFSNLPVASIGIVFLFYAIIYMGLVSGFVALLYAFYRSTKKDVKAMEEEAVQYEFTNEKISLPAVLSMLPGLLIILFTFLYQIMKLKWG from the coding sequence GTGGAAAATAACATTGATAGACAGCTTTCTTCAATCAGGACTGATGAGAATAAAAAAAGATTGCCGGGTCCTGTTGCCTCAGGACTGCTTTTTTCCATAGTAACTATTTTACTGACCTTCGGTGGCCCTATTCTAAAAATAAATAACAGATATCTTAAAAGCGGAATGGGAGAACTGCTTTTTATCCTGCTGCCTGTAGTAGCCTTTTTAATTATTGGAAGATATGACATAAAAAGGACATTGAATCTTAGAAGAACAAGGCCTCTTAATTATTTGCTTGTTGTTCTCGTAACGCTGTTTGGAATGCCTGTGGTAGGTGTTCTTAATGCAATAACTTTTGTAGTAATAAGGGCAATCTTCGGAAGAAACCTTCCTACACCTCGGATAATTGTAAATGATGTACCTACCCTTTTAATAGCTTTACTGGTTATAGGAGTTTCGGCAGCAGTATGTGAGGAAATTATGTTCCGTGGTCTTATACAAAAAGGTTACCGTAAATATGGAATCGCCCTTTCTCTGGGTATAACATCTGTATTGTTCGGCCTTCTGCACCGTGATATTCAAAAGGCTGTAAGTACGATTCTTCTTGGTGCATTAATAGGGTTTATTGTATATAGAACAGGAAGCATTTTTACAGGAATGGTTGCCCATTTTACCAATAATGCTTCGGCCGTAATTTTATCTTTCATGGCCTCAAAAATGTCGGGTTACTTAAATGGAGAGAGTATACAGCAAACACAAAGTTTTGATTTTTCGAATTTGCCTGTAGCTTCTATAGGAATTGTTTTCTTATTCTATGCTATAATTTATATGGGCTTAGTTTCAGGTTTTGTAGCTTTACTGTATGCATTCTATAGAAGTACAAAGAAGGATGTTAAGGCAATGGAGGAAGAAGCGGTCCAATATGAATTTACCAATGAAAAAATCAGTTTACCAGCAGTTTTGAGTATGCTGCCGGGACTTTTGATTATTTTATTTACATTTTTGTACCAGATAATGAAATTGAAATGGGGTTAA
- the def gene encoding peptide deformylase gives MALRNIRTLDDEVLRKKCRPVDEVNDKVRELLKDMADTMYNTGNGAGLAAPQVGILKRIVVIDMGDGLINLVNPEIVEQKGSQEVIEGCLSILGKWGKVIRPTEVKVKALNEKGEEVIITGKKDMAKCLCHEIDHLDGILFTDKVTEYIED, from the coding sequence ATGGCATTAAGAAATATTCGCACTTTGGATGATGAAGTTTTACGTAAAAAATGCAGGCCTGTGGATGAAGTCAATGATAAAGTAAGAGAACTGCTAAAAGATATGGCCGATACCATGTACAACACAGGAAATGGAGCAGGACTGGCAGCACCTCAGGTGGGTATTCTTAAAAGGATTGTTGTTATAGATATGGGTGATGGCTTAATAAATCTTGTGAATCCGGAAATTGTAGAACAAAAAGGGAGTCAGGAAGTAATTGAGGGTTGTCTTAGTATACTCGGCAAGTGGGGTAAAGTTATCAGACCGACTGAAGTTAAAGTAAAGGCATTAAATGAAAAAGGTGAAGAGGTTATAATAACTGGTAAGAAGGATATGGCAAAATGCTTATGTCATGAGATAGATCATCTTGATGGTATTCTTTTTACAGATAAAGTAACGGAATACATAGAGGATTAA
- a CDS encoding C40 family peptidase — MRKHLIIYIFAVTTAIILTLAGCGNRDIPVTKNEQYVSGITWDNAAIINDAVVDVFSRNDILSTRITQALFNQIVKIVSQEGSWTRIMLLDGTTGWVKTKYISRDTSCVTDGSINNKIVVTAKTVYVYIGTDNDIKYKQVVLGTELYSVSKTKTGYDVLLPNNKKGWVEDGGVIAVPVSQNSIPKTSAQGFIQTVSKFEGTIYIIGGVSRWGIDSPGLCYISSRINGVEIPRNIKEMAKTGTGVTLDEMKPGDLLMFSTDNVKKDVSGVGVYKGNNEFIHSSPSRGVVTDSLEDSYYKNRIVDIRRIF; from the coding sequence ATGAGAAAACATTTAATTATATATATTTTTGCTGTTACAACAGCTATTATCTTAACATTGGCAGGATGTGGTAATAGGGACATTCCTGTCACAAAAAATGAACAATACGTAAGCGGTATTACTTGGGATAATGCTGCGATTATAAATGACGCCGTTGTTGATGTATTCAGCCGTAATGACATTCTGAGTACAAGGATAACACAGGCTCTTTTTAACCAGATTGTAAAGATTGTTTCTCAAGAAGGCTCATGGACCAGGATTATGTTGCTGGATGGAACTACGGGGTGGGTTAAGACCAAATACATTAGTAGGGACACAAGTTGCGTTACCGACGGAAGTATTAACAACAAAATAGTTGTAACGGCCAAAACAGTGTATGTTTACATAGGAACCGACAACGACATTAAATACAAGCAGGTAGTTCTGGGAACAGAACTTTACTCTGTGAGTAAAACAAAAACAGGTTATGATGTCCTTCTTCCCAATAATAAAAAAGGCTGGGTTGAGGATGGCGGAGTTATAGCCGTTCCCGTTTCACAGAACAGTATACCCAAAACTTCTGCACAAGGATTTATACAAACCGTCAGTAAATTTGAAGGAACCATATATATAATAGGAGGTGTCAGCAGGTGGGGTATCGACTCCCCGGGTTTATGCTATATCAGCAGTAGGATTAACGGTGTGGAAATACCCCGTAATATCAAGGAGATGGCAAAGACGGGGACAGGTGTTACGCTTGACGAAATGAAACCCGGAGACCTTCTTATGTTCAGTACGGACAATGTAAAAAAGGACGTCTCTGGTGTAGGGGTTTACAAGGGAAACAACGAATTTATTCATTCTAGCCCTTCCAGGGGTGTTGTAACTGATTCCTTGGAGGACAGCTATTACAAAAATCGAATAGTTGATATAAGAAGGATTTTCTAG
- the sleB gene encoding spore cortex-lytic enzyme produces the protein MRKYKIIALFLLIVFSLTIVDEGRIFLTSSAPSLKIGDRGEEVKDMQQELKNWGYFDGNVDGRFGYDTLRSVLSYQRQYGLKANGIADRTTLLTMGLAELIESGTANAAATSNISNEQLLARAINGEARGEPFEGQVAVGAVILNRVNNSKFPKTVAGVIYQPGAFTAVSDGQINVPIDPKSTVVKAARDALAGWDPTDGCLYYWNPATATSKWIWSRKVRYKVGKHWFGV, from the coding sequence TTGAGAAAATATAAAATAATTGCTTTATTTTTATTAATAGTATTCAGCCTTACAATTGTAGATGAAGGTAGGATATTTTTAACAAGCTCAGCACCCTCCCTAAAAATCGGGGATAGAGGTGAGGAAGTAAAGGATATGCAGCAAGAATTAAAGAATTGGGGTTACTTTGACGGAAATGTAGACGGAAGATTCGGCTATGATACATTGAGGTCAGTTCTCAGTTATCAGAGGCAATATGGACTAAAAGCCAATGGTATAGCTGACAGAACTACCCTCCTGACAATGGGACTTGCGGAGCTTATTGAGTCAGGCACTGCAAATGCTGCTGCAACATCAAACATATCAAATGAACAGCTCCTTGCAAGGGCTATAAATGGCGAAGCCAGAGGAGAGCCTTTTGAAGGTCAGGTGGCAGTAGGAGCTGTAATTTTAAACAGAGTTAATAATTCAAAGTTTCCAAAAACAGTTGCGGGTGTTATATACCAGCCAGGTGCATTTACAGCAGTATCGGACGGACAAATAAATGTTCCGATAGATCCTAAATCAACAGTTGTAAAGGCAGCAAGAGATGCTTTGGCAGGCTGGGATCCTACAGACGGATGCCTTTATTATTGGAATCCGGCTACAGCTACCAGTAAATGGATTTGGTCTAGAAAAGTAAGATACAAAGTTGGTAAGCACTGGTTTGGTGTATAA